The window TATTTTCCCCGGATGCGGAGCGTCACCGGGAGGCAGAACCATCTCGACGATCAACAGCCGGCCATCGGGCTTCATGGCTTTGCGGCAATGGCCGAGAATTGCCAGGCACTGGTCGTCGTTCCAGTCGTGCAGGATGTGCGACAGGATGTAGACATCGCCCCCAGACGGCACCAACCGGAAAAAATCTCCAGCCTCGACGGTCACGCGATCGGAAACGCCGTTCGCTTTGAGCAGCTTCTCCGCATCGACCACGACGTGCGGCCGATCGAACAACACGCCCCGCGGCTCCGGGTGTCGCGCAAGGATGGCGGCGAGCATATTGCCGGACGCCCCTCCGACATCGACGACCGTCTTGAATGTTGAAAAATCATAGGCTTCCGCGACTGCCGGAGGTTCGGCCCCATGAAGCCCGACCATTGCTTCACTGAACACCGATGCGGCTTCGGGATGTTGAGCAAGATAGTCGAAGAACGGCATTCCCTGTGCTTTTTCAAACCCCGTACCGCCGGTTTGCAAGGAATGGAGAAGGTTGGCAAAGCCGCTTCCAACCCAGCTGCTGCCTGTCATGAGCAAGGTCGATCTTGCTGAGCCCGGAGCATCCGACTTCAAAGCCTCGCCGAGCCCCGTTAACGAGAAGCGCTGGCCACCAACTTCAGTGAGAAGCCCAAGACTGGCCATCGTCCTCATCAATCTGTGCAGCGACGGCGCATGAAGAGCCAGGGGGTCGGCCAGTTCAGTCGCGCTCTTTGGGCCATCAGCAAGTCTATCCGCCAACCCGAGCCTTGCGGCGATGTGCGCGACATTGGCGACTGCTCCGGCCGTTCCCATTTGTATCAGCTGAACATGCGGTGGAAGGGACAAGGGCGCTGCCTGAACCGATTCGGTCATGACTTGCTCCTGAGTCGCAGACGCTGCGGGGCGACATTTCGGTCCGGGCGAACGTGTCAGCGCAGGGACGGGCACGCTTAATCTGCGGCTTACTTTTTCCTTATCGGCAGCTTATTCTTCGAGTTGCAACCGGTGTTGCTGCCCCGACGATCGGAGGTCAGCCGAGGGAACGGCAGCTTTGCGCTTTTTATTCGAGAGTTTCGCATTCGATACGGACCGGCGCGAGTTGCATCGCGGCTCGGATCTTGTCGCCCTCGCGCCACAAGTATTCGACCTGCTCGAGTTTCTGATCCGCAACCGGGAGCGCGTCGTCAGCAAGGACGACCTCATCAATGCCATCTGGAACGGGCGCAGCGTGTCCGACGCTGCACTGACAACTCGCCTGAATGCCGCGCGCAGCGCGATCGACGATTCCGGCGGCGAACAGCGCCTGATCAGGACTCTGCCGCGAAAGGGCTTCCGTTTCGTCGGACCGGTCCAGCAAGAGCATGGACTTCCTGGTGCGGCGGTCACTGACGGTCAGATCGAACCCTCGAAGCCGATCCTCGAACTTCCCGACAAACCGTCCATTGCCGTGCTGCCCTTCCAGAATCTCAGCCACGATCCGGATCAGGACTATTTCGCCGACGGCATGGTCGAGGACATCATCACGGGATTATCGCGCTCGAAACTGCTGTTCGTGATCTCGCGAAATTCAAGTTTCACCTACGGAACGAAAGCGGTTGATATCAAGCGAGTCAGCCGTGAGCTTGGCGTTCGCTATGTCCTGGAAGGCAGCGTACGCAAAGGACGAAAAAAGGTTCGCGTGACCGGGCAGCTGATCGACGCAACCACCGGCGTGCACATCTGGGCGGACAAGTTCGACAGCGATCTTGAAGATATCTTCGATGTACAGGATCGACTGACGAGCAGCGTGATCGGCGCGATGTCTCCACAGCTCGAGCGCGCCGAAATCGAGCGCGCGCGGCGCAAGCCGACCGAAAACCTCCAAGCCTATGACTATTATCTGCGCTCCAAGTTCAGCATCTACCAGTGGACCAGGGAAGGCAGCGATGAAGCTCTCAGGATGACGAGACTTGCCATCGCGCTCGATCCCGAATTTGCCGTTGCCCACGCTTCCGGAGCCAACATTTTCGGTCAGAAGAAGGGTTTCGGTTGGATCGAGGACGCGGCAAAGGAACGGGCCGAAAGCCGACACTTGGCGGAACGGGCGATGCAACTTGATCAGGGCGATCCTCTGGTGCTTGCGCACGCAGCAGAGGTGTATTCCTACGTACTCGAAGAACCCGAGACTGGATCAGCTTTGGCTGCAAGGGCGGTCGCGCTCGATCCCAATTTAATGATGGCGCGCCTTTGGGCCGGCTGGGCACAGGTTTATCTCGGCGATCACGACGCAGCGATTGAGCACTTCTCGGCGGCTATTCGTTTGAGCCCGATCGATCCCCATCTGTTCGTGCCGCAAACGGGAATGGCATTCGCTCATTTTTTTGCCGGGCAGTACAAAGAGGGTCTATTCTTGGCCACGAGAGCGATCCAGCGCCAGCCGAATTTTCCGGGCGCACAGCGAATACGCATGTCGAGTCTGGCGATGGCCGGGCATATTGACGAAGCCCGTCGCGCTTGCGACGCAGTTCTGCAAGCGGACCCTGCCTTGCATATTTCCAGCATCAAAGCCGCGCCATTTCGCCGACGCGAAGACGTCGATAAATTGAGCGAAGCTTGGCGCATAGCCGGCGTGCCCGAATGACCGCTTCTGGCCCCTAGTTGGCTGACACTGAGCTATTCGGCTTCAACGTCATCTTCCGCGCGCACAGCGGACCCTGGAGCGTAGATTGATCTTGCCTTGACCGCCACACGGCAACCAGGCCCTCAAGTTCGAGGCGAACGTCGTTCACCACGCGTGCCCAATCGTCTCTCTTGGGTTGCCTGAACAGCCTCATCGATCGATACCAGGGACTATCGTCGCGATTGAGCAACCAGCGCCAATCCGGGTTGAAAGGCACCATCGTCCAGACCTGAGCGCCCAGCGCGCCGGCGAGGTGAACGACGCTGGTGTCGACCGAGATCACCAGATCAAGGCATCCAATCAGCGCCGCTGTTTCGCTGAAATCTGTCAGTTGCTCCGTCAGGTCGACGATGTCGGAGCGCTCGCTGAGGAACGCCCGGTCCTGATCCCGGACGCCTTTTTGCAAGGAGACGAACTGGACGTCGCAATCCAGCAGAGGTGCCAGCGTGCGCAGCGCCATCGATCGGTTGTGATCGTTCTTGTGATCCGGGTTCCCCGCCCAGACCAGACCGACGCGGAAGCGGTTGCGGGGGCCGAGCCGATCTTCCCACGCCTTCACGCGCGCCGCCGGGGGCGCAGGAACGTACCCCTCCGCGAGGGGGATCGTATCGAGACGCGTCCCAAACGCTAATGGCAGCGTTCCAAGAGGGCAATGCAGGTCGAATACGGGCGAAGACGATCGGCCGACACACTCCGCGACCCCGGTGATGCCGCCCAGAAGGTGCTGGATCGGTGGCTCGACCTCCAGAATGACCTTGGCTCCGAGCGCGGCTACCATGGGCACATAGCGGGCGAACTGAATCGCATCACCCAGTCCGTCATCGGAGTGAAGCAAGATGGTCTTGCCTGCGATCGGCTCGCCAAGCCAAAGGGGTTGGGCAAAGCCGCGATCGACCAGACCGACAGAGGGAAGGCGCCAACGCGCTTCGCGCGCAAGCCAGCCGCGCTCGAAGTCGCCGGTCAAGAGCTGGAGCGTCGCCAGATAGAACAGCGTCTGCGCATCGTTGGGGGCGACCGCCAGCGATCTGTGCAGGGTCGCGAATGCCTCATCCAGCATTTGCAGATGCAACAAGATCACGGCTTTGTTGTTAAGCACGGCATGAAAATCCGGGCGAAGCGCCAGCGCCCGATCGAAACAGGCAAAGGCCTGCTCCAGCCGGCCAAATCGCCAATGCAGCAGGCCGAGATTGTTGTGCGTCTCCGCAAGGCTCGGATCCAGCGCGATGGACCTCTCGTAGTCGGCCTCCGCTTCCTCGAACCGATTGACCGCCGAGAGACAAACGGCGCGCATCTGATACAGGGCTGCGGAATTCGGATTCAGTTTCTCGGCCAGGTCGAAGCATTCGACGGCTTCCGCGTGCCGGCCGAGCTCGAGCAGCAGCATGCCGCAATTGTGCGCGGCCTCCCAATAGTCGGGATTTAGCTTCAAGGCGTGCTGCAAGTGCAGCACAGCTTCGTTCCTGCGCCCGAGTTGCCAGAGCAGATTGCCGAGGTGATTCCAGAGGCCCGCATCCTCCGGTTTGAGGGTTAAGGCGTGGCTGTAATGCTGCCGCGCTTCCTCGAGCCGACCCTGCCGCTCCAGCACCGTGGCGAGACTCAAGAGGTACTCGGCTTTTGGCGTCTGCTTGATTGCGCGCCCGATCCATTCCGCGGCGGCGTCAGGCTGCTGCGCGCGAAAACAAAGCACGCCGAGCAGATGGAGGGCATCCGGGTGTTGCTCGTCCAGCGTCAACGCTTGCCGGCAACACAGCTCGGCGTCGGCAATGCGTCCGGATTGAAAATGCGCGAAGCCAGCCTGGCACAGCGCCGCCGGCGTGACTTGACCGGATTGTTTGGCCGCGACCCGGCGCTCTCTGCGATTCATGAACGGCTGGAAATTGTACAGCGGTGGAAGTCGTGGCAGCCTCGCAATCGAAGGCAGCAAGGCTTGTCATTCTAACCACGCCAGGATTTCGCGAGGCTGACGGCTGCTTTGGCTCCTGCCCACCTCTTGTGCCCCGGACGCAGCGCAGCGTCACTTCGACGGTGCGCTGCAGAGCCGGGGCCCATGTCTCTGTATTGTGCCGGTTGCTGTCTGGGTCCCGGCTCTGCGGCGCACCGCTACGCGCTGCACCGCGTCCGGGACACGAGCGGGCCACAAAATAAAACGGGGCCCGAAAGGGCCCCGTAAAAGTCTCCAGCGTTCCGCGATCTTACTTGATCTTGGATTCGCGGAATTCGACGTGCTTGCGCGCCACAGGGTCGTACTTCTTCTTGACCAGCTTGTCGGTCATGGTGCGCGAATTCTTCTTGGCGACGTAGTAGAAGCCGGTGTCGGCCGAGGACACGAGCTTGACCTTGATGGTGACCGCTTTGGCCATGTTCAGGACCTCAAAAATGAAGGGAATCTGGAGCCGGCCAAACGGCCCGCGTTGGCCGGCAACCTAGCCAGAAACTGCCTGATGTCAAGGTTTTAGGGGCGAAAAACCACTCAAATCGGGCCCATTACGCCTCGAAGAACCGGTTTTTCGGCCGCGGCAGGCCCAGATTCTCCCTCAAAGTGGGGCCTTCGTATTCTTTGCGGAAAATCCCGCGCCGCTGCAGCTCCGGCACTACCTTATCGACGAAATCATCGAGGCCGGCGGGCAGGAACGGGAACATGATGTTGAAGCCGTCGGAGCCGCGACCGACCAGCCATTCCTCCATCTGATCGGCGATGGTCTTGGCCGTGCCGACGAAGGCGAGCCCACCGTAGCCGCCGACGCGCTGGGCGAGCTGGCGCACGGTGAGCTTGTCGCGCGCGGCGAGATCGACCATG is drawn from Bradyrhizobium diazoefficiens and contains these coding sequences:
- a CDS encoding methyltransferase, with product MTESVQAAPLSLPPHVQLIQMGTAGAVANVAHIAARLGLADRLADGPKSATELADPLALHAPSLHRLMRTMASLGLLTEVGGQRFSLTGLGEALKSDAPGSARSTLLMTGSSWVGSGFANLLHSLQTGGTGFEKAQGMPFFDYLAQHPEAASVFSEAMVGLHGAEPPAVAEAYDFSTFKTVVDVGGASGNMLAAILARHPEPRGVLFDRPHVVVDAEKLLKANGVSDRVTVEAGDFFRLVPSGGDVYILSHILHDWNDDQCLAILGHCRKAMKPDGRLLIVEMVLPPGDAPHPGKILDMVMLVLIGGQERTEAEYSRLLDRTGFRLSRVVTTQSPVSVIEAVLA
- a CDS encoding winged helix-turn-helix domain-containing tetratricopeptide repeat protein — translated: MRFLFESFAFDTDRRELHRGSDLVALAPQVFDLLEFLIRNRERVVSKDDLINAIWNGRSVSDAALTTRLNAARSAIDDSGGEQRLIRTLPRKGFRFVGPVQQEHGLPGAAVTDGQIEPSKPILELPDKPSIAVLPFQNLSHDPDQDYFADGMVEDIITGLSRSKLLFVISRNSSFTYGTKAVDIKRVSRELGVRYVLEGSVRKGRKKVRVTGQLIDATTGVHIWADKFDSDLEDIFDVQDRLTSSVIGAMSPQLERAEIERARRKPTENLQAYDYYLRSKFSIYQWTREGSDEALRMTRLAIALDPEFAVAHASGANIFGQKKGFGWIEDAAKERAESRHLAERAMQLDQGDPLVLAHAAEVYSYVLEEPETGSALAARAVALDPNLMMARLWAGWAQVYLGDHDAAIEHFSAAIRLSPIDPHLFVPQTGMAFAHFFAGQYKEGLFLATRAIQRQPNFPGAQRIRMSSLAMAGHIDEARRACDAVLQADPALHISSIKAAPFRRREDVDKLSEAWRIAGVPE
- a CDS encoding tetratricopeptide repeat protein — protein: MNRRERRVAAKQSGQVTPAALCQAGFAHFQSGRIADAELCCRQALTLDEQHPDALHLLGVLCFRAQQPDAAAEWIGRAIKQTPKAEYLLSLATVLERQGRLEEARQHYSHALTLKPEDAGLWNHLGNLLWQLGRRNEAVLHLQHALKLNPDYWEAAHNCGMLLLELGRHAEAVECFDLAEKLNPNSAALYQMRAVCLSAVNRFEEAEADYERSIALDPSLAETHNNLGLLHWRFGRLEQAFACFDRALALRPDFHAVLNNKAVILLHLQMLDEAFATLHRSLAVAPNDAQTLFYLATLQLLTGDFERGWLAREARWRLPSVGLVDRGFAQPLWLGEPIAGKTILLHSDDGLGDAIQFARYVPMVAALGAKVILEVEPPIQHLLGGITGVAECVGRSSSPVFDLHCPLGTLPLAFGTRLDTIPLAEGYVPAPPAARVKAWEDRLGPRNRFRVGLVWAGNPDHKNDHNRSMALRTLAPLLDCDVQFVSLQKGVRDQDRAFLSERSDIVDLTEQLTDFSETAALIGCLDLVISVDTSVVHLAGALGAQVWTMVPFNPDWRWLLNRDDSPWYRSMRLFRQPKRDDWARVVNDVRLELEGLVAVWRSRQDQSTLQGPLCARKMTLKPNSSVSAN
- the rpmG gene encoding 50S ribosomal protein L33 → MAKAVTIKVKLVSSADTGFYYVAKKNSRTMTDKLVKKKYDPVARKHVEFRESKIK